In the genome of Deltaproteobacteria bacterium, one region contains:
- a CDS encoding ABC transporter permease, whose product MSAPRSARLRASLRRLHTLVVREARATLRDRFTMITLVAVPLVAQLAFGFVLSTEVRGMRIGIVDASGSPESRRLVADLAAGGQFAPIPFASRAEAEHALVAGELGAVLVLPAELARSLRGADRSVDPPVAQVLYDGAETILAGNAEAFLRGLVAQSGARLDSRVLDGTGGRRARAGPGPAGPGSVAVTAHALFNPRFDGVPFMVAGTFGFVLSFLTVLITAVAIVNERLSGTFDQLQLTPASNLEILLGKLIPLGAVFTLDVALMVLVAGFVLGVWPAGSLVLFFAVSTFYVTTTLSLGLIFSATSATAAEAVQKTVLFSVPLVQLSGFAFPIRNMPTPVQWLAELFPATHFIRFSRGVYLRGEGVVALWPELLVLGVFGALLVVVALRTLERRT is encoded by the coding sequence GTGAGCGCGCCGCGCTCCGCGCGCCTGCGCGCCTCGCTGCGCCGGCTGCACACGCTCGTCGTGCGCGAGGCGCGCGCGACGCTGCGGGACCGCTTCACGATGATCACGCTCGTCGCGGTGCCGCTGGTCGCCCAGCTCGCGTTCGGCTTCGTGCTCTCGACGGAGGTGCGCGGGATGCGGATCGGGATCGTGGACGCGAGCGGGAGCCCGGAGAGCCGGCGGCTCGTGGCGGATCTCGCGGCGGGCGGGCAGTTCGCGCCGATCCCCTTCGCGAGCCGCGCCGAGGCGGAGCACGCCCTGGTGGCGGGCGAGCTGGGCGCCGTACTGGTGCTGCCGGCCGAGCTCGCGCGCTCGCTGCGCGGCGCCGATCGCAGCGTCGACCCCCCCGTCGCCCAGGTGCTCTACGACGGCGCCGAGACGATCCTCGCCGGCAACGCCGAGGCCTTCCTGCGCGGGCTCGTGGCCCAGAGCGGCGCCCGGCTCGACTCGCGCGTGCTCGACGGGACCGGCGGGCGCCGGGCACGCGCGGGCCCGGGCCCGGCCGGGCCCGGCTCGGTCGCCGTCACGGCCCATGCGCTCTTCAACCCGCGCTTCGACGGCGTGCCCTTCATGGTCGCCGGCACCTTCGGCTTCGTGCTCTCCTTCCTCACCGTCCTGATCACCGCCGTCGCGATCGTGAACGAGCGCCTCTCGGGCACCTTCGACCAGCTCCAGCTGACACCCGCATCGAACCTCGAGATCCTGCTCGGCAAGCTGATCCCGCTCGGCGCCGTCTTCACCCTCGACGTCGCCCTGATGGTGCTGGTCGCGGGCTTCGTGCTCGGCGTCTGGCCGGCCGGCAGCCTCGTGCTCTTCTTCGCGGTCTCGACCTTCTACGTCACCACCACGCTCTCGCTCGGGCTGATCTTCTCGGCGACCTCCGCAACGGCGGCCGAGGCGGTGCAGAAGACCGTGCTCTTCAGCGTGCCGCTCGTGCAGCTCTCCGGCTTCGCCTTCCCGATCCGCAACATGCCGACGCCCGTGCAGTGGCTCGCGGAGCTCTTTCCGGCCACCCACTTCATCCGCTTCTCGCGCGGCGTCTACCTGCGCGGCGAGGGCGTGGTCGCGCTGTGGCCGGAGCTGCTGGTGCTGGGCGTCTTCGGCGCGCTGCTGGTCGTCGTCGCACTCCGGACCCTGGAGCGACGCACGTGA
- a CDS encoding sulfatase-like hydrolase/transferase, translating into MRILFEILLVAGLAIAVARLAPQPWRGRLLNLLKAWVTVRAFWLLLAHQVPMDPAQIERLHLAGHVPAGATHVSAGRLILAQLEFLDARTFWAFLAAAAGVKFVGILASMRRWQILLRGQRIDLPFRHIFGSFLIGRFIGTFLPSTAGLDGYKLYDAARFSGRTVEVTATTAIEKVIGVFGIFLSFLVALPFGIRIFGERGPLVAAVTVPLSLGLIGALLVVLWWPGLVQWALEHLPIPGRARLGGVVLRISRAAAAYRDQKGLVLLALGLSFVVHFTTAAMYYFTALAIGATAAEFWPIAFGSTIQIFATVVSPFTIAGEGIREAAQYVLLHREIGAAESIVSAALGFWAAEALTLAGGLFWWLRPADYKPAYARVDGRQVDWEEAARAAVSLETEEERAQRAARPAADVPAFATRLALAAGAGLGAGVLAGLAIGLGEALVIARGGFGGEAQVLWYAPLAYAAVLGLGGLAGGAALAVLPMERREIRGWTASLAWIALGVVPALVIALFRIRRDVFHEQMPPLPWLVALAGIAALLALGLFLLGPRLLGGRAGRLVAPLPAAGLAALVGLGGAFAARAIAPPPAPPAAPPPVPAALAQAPNVLLIVVDTLRADVLSCYGGPVETPAMCSLGEGGGTRFAGFAHASWTKPSFASLLSSTLPSSHGAMSKTAALSGDVELVSEALQAHGYATGGIVSNVNLAPSFGFDQGYDEYRYLAPDYLFGAAESSSKTVLYQVGRRVGLRLAGGHRVADYYQDAETVNAVALPWLERHAGARWFLLLHYMDPHDPYFAHPYDGTAIARVEAEDPDPSQAPRMRALYEGEVRWTDEHVGRLFARLRALGLWDQTMIVLTADHGEEFHEHGGWWHGKTLYEHQIHVPVLVKWPKGVAGPAEVDGEIVRHLDLVPTILARAGAPAPASLQGVDLLARPLAARSEAERTHFAEEDHEGNVLEAVRTRDWKLIEANEGNPRGLPPVELFAIAGDPQEQRNVIGSHAAVADELRRHGEAQRQLAASRAVEDGGAAAIDRAECERLRVLGYVEECK; encoded by the coding sequence ATGAGGATCCTGTTCGAGATCCTGCTGGTCGCGGGGCTCGCGATCGCCGTGGCGCGGCTCGCGCCGCAGCCCTGGCGCGGGCGGCTGCTGAACCTGCTGAAGGCGTGGGTGACGGTGCGCGCCTTCTGGCTGCTCCTGGCCCATCAGGTCCCGATGGACCCGGCCCAGATCGAGCGCCTGCACCTGGCCGGGCACGTGCCGGCCGGCGCCACCCACGTCTCGGCCGGCCGGCTGATCCTGGCCCAGCTCGAGTTCCTCGACGCGCGCACGTTCTGGGCCTTCCTCGCCGCCGCCGCGGGCGTGAAGTTCGTCGGCATCCTGGCCTCGATGCGGCGCTGGCAGATCCTGCTGCGCGGGCAGCGCATCGACCTGCCGTTCCGGCACATCTTCGGGTCGTTCCTGATCGGCCGCTTCATCGGCACCTTCCTGCCCAGCACCGCCGGTCTCGACGGCTACAAGCTCTACGACGCGGCGCGCTTCAGCGGGCGCACCGTCGAGGTGACGGCGACCACGGCGATCGAGAAGGTGATCGGCGTCTTCGGGATCTTCTTGTCCTTCCTGGTGGCGCTGCCCTTCGGGATCCGGATCTTCGGCGAGCGCGGGCCGCTCGTGGCTGCGGTGACGGTGCCGCTCTCGCTCGGCCTGATCGGCGCGCTCCTGGTCGTGCTCTGGTGGCCGGGCCTCGTGCAGTGGGCGCTCGAGCACCTGCCGATCCCGGGTCGGGCGCGGCTCGGCGGCGTGGTGCTGCGCATCTCGCGCGCGGCCGCCGCCTACCGCGACCAGAAGGGGCTCGTGCTGCTGGCCCTCGGGCTCTCCTTCGTCGTGCACTTCACGACCGCGGCCATGTACTACTTCACGGCGCTCGCGATCGGCGCCACCGCCGCCGAGTTCTGGCCGATCGCCTTCGGCTCGACGATCCAGATCTTCGCGACCGTGGTGAGCCCCTTCACGATCGCCGGCGAGGGCATCCGCGAGGCCGCGCAGTACGTGCTGCTGCACCGCGAGATCGGCGCGGCCGAGTCGATCGTGTCGGCGGCGCTGGGCTTCTGGGCGGCCGAGGCGCTGACGCTCGCGGGCGGCCTGTTCTGGTGGCTGCGCCCGGCCGACTACAAGCCGGCCTACGCGCGCGTCGACGGCCGCCAGGTGGACTGGGAGGAGGCCGCCCGTGCGGCGGTGTCGCTGGAGACGGAGGAGGAGCGCGCGCAGCGCGCCGCGCGGCCGGCGGCCGACGTGCCGGCCTTCGCGACGCGGCTCGCGCTCGCGGCCGGCGCGGGGCTCGGGGCCGGCGTGCTGGCGGGGCTCGCGATCGGCCTCGGCGAAGCGCTCGTGATCGCCCGCGGCGGCTTCGGCGGCGAGGCGCAGGTGCTCTGGTACGCGCCGCTCGCCTACGCGGCGGTGCTCGGGCTCGGCGGCCTCGCGGGCGGCGCCGCGCTCGCCGTGCTGCCGATGGAGCGGCGCGAGATCCGCGGCTGGACGGCGAGCCTCGCCTGGATCGCGCTCGGCGTCGTGCCGGCGCTCGTGATCGCGCTCTTCCGGATCCGGCGCGACGTGTTCCACGAGCAGATGCCGCCGCTGCCCTGGCTCGTCGCGCTGGCCGGGATCGCCGCGCTCCTCGCGCTCGGGCTCTTCCTGCTCGGGCCGCGCCTGCTCGGCGGGCGCGCGGGGCGGCTCGTCGCGCCGCTGCCCGCGGCGGGCCTCGCCGCCCTGGTCGGGCTCGGCGGCGCCTTCGCCGCCCGCGCGATCGCTCCCCCGCCCGCGCCGCCGGCCGCCCCGCCGCCCGTGCCCGCCGCGCTCGCGCAGGCGCCGAACGTGCTCCTGATCGTCGTCGACACGCTGCGCGCCGACGTGCTCTCGTGCTACGGCGGGCCGGTCGAGACGCCCGCCATGTGCAGCCTCGGCGAGGGCGGGGGCACGCGCTTCGCGGGCTTCGCGCACGCGTCCTGGACCAAGCCGTCATTCGCCTCGCTGCTCAGCTCGACGCTGCCTTCGAGCCACGGCGCGATGTCGAAGACGGCGGCGCTTTCTGGCGACGTCGAGCTCGTGTCGGAGGCGCTCCAGGCGCACGGCTACGCGACCGGCGGCATCGTCTCGAACGTCAACCTGGCGCCGAGCTTCGGCTTCGACCAGGGCTACGACGAGTACCGCTACCTGGCGCCCGACTACCTCTTCGGCGCGGCGGAGTCGTCCTCGAAGACCGTCCTCTACCAGGTCGGGCGGCGGGTGGGGCTGCGCCTCGCGGGCGGCCACCGGGTCGCCGACTACTACCAGGATGCGGAGACCGTGAACGCCGTGGCCCTGCCCTGGCTCGAGCGGCACGCGGGCGCGCGCTGGTTCCTGCTCCTCCACTACATGGACCCGCACGATCCCTACTTCGCGCACCCCTACGACGGGACCGCGATCGCGCGCGTGGAGGCCGAGGATCCCGACCCCTCGCAGGCACCGCGCATGCGCGCGCTCTACGAGGGCGAGGTGCGCTGGACCGACGAGCACGTGGGGCGGCTCTTCGCGCGCCTGCGCGCCCTCGGCCTGTGGGACCAGACGATGATCGTGCTCACCGCCGACCACGGCGAGGAGTTCCACGAGCACGGCGGCTGGTGGCACGGCAAGACCCTCTACGAGCACCAGATCCACGTGCCCGTCCTGGTCAAGTGGCCGAAGGGGGTCGCGGGCCCGGCGGAGGTGGACGGCGAGATCGTCCGCCACCTCGATCTCGTGCCGACGATCCTGGCACGCGCCGGCGCGCCTGCCCCCGCCTCGCTGCAGGGCGTCGACCTGCTCGCGCGCCCGCTCGCGGCGCGCAGCGAGGCGGAGCGCACCCACTTCGCGGAGGAGGACCACGAGGGCAACGTGCTCGAGGCGGTGCGTACCCGCGACTGGAAGCTGATCGAGGCGAACGAGGGCAACCCGCGCGGGCTGCCGCCGGTGGAGCTCTTCGCGATCGCCGGCGACCCGCAGGAGCAGCGCAACGTGATCGGGAGCCACGCCGCGGTCGCCGACGAGCTGCGCCGGCACGGCGAGGCGCAGCGCCAGCTCGCCGCGAGCCGCGCGGTCGAGGACGGCGGCGCCGCGGCCATCGACCGCGCGGAGTGCGAGCGGCTGCGGGTGCTCGGCTACGTCGAGGAGTGCAAGTAG
- a CDS encoding FTR1 family protein, whose product MSALLALLLASALPAASAPAPSTEAARRAVHLLDYLAVDYPGTVAGGAVVNELEYAEQIEFAGQVRERLAALGVGAGEPLAAAAAELERAIREREPGPQVSARARALAADLRARFGIRALPKAPPDPARGAALYAEACASCHGAAGRGDGPAAAGLDPPASNLTDPERLGALSPFALYSTITYGIAGTAMAPYAASFDDAARWDLAFFAASLHASAAERARGAALAAAEPARLAARVPSLQALVETAPAELAAGDPEGGALVAYLLSNPAALEDRALPIAIALARLDESFAAHQAGDRARAMDLAVSAYLDGFEHVEPALASVDDRLRTGIETRFLRYREALRAGRPEAEVDALHAELVTDLARAERLLAAGGLGTGATFVASLTILTREGLEALLVVVAIVGVLVRAGRRDALPWVHAGWIAALAAGAATWWAADRLVEVSGARREVVEGVSALLAAAILFYVSYWLLSKLEATRWQAFLGGRIREAASGGRLLALAGVSFLAVYREAFETVLFYQALAAQAGAAGGRPIALGIGAGLLLLAAIALTLFRFGRRMPMRRFFAASSVLLYALAVVLAGHGVAALQEAAWLPATLVPGPTIEWLGLHPTLEGLALQGALLLAALAAFVKLSGDLRRPPPAAAPGEGR is encoded by the coding sequence TTGTCAGCGCTCCTCGCCCTGCTGCTGGCATCGGCCCTGCCGGCAGCCTCGGCGCCGGCTCCTTCCACCGAAGCCGCCCGCCGCGCGGTGCACCTCCTCGACTACCTGGCGGTGGACTACCCCGGAACGGTCGCTGGCGGCGCCGTCGTGAACGAGCTCGAGTACGCCGAGCAGATCGAGTTCGCCGGGCAGGTGCGCGAGCGGCTCGCGGCGCTCGGCGTCGGGGCGGGCGAGCCGCTCGCCGCGGCCGCCGCCGAGCTCGAGCGCGCGATCCGCGAGCGCGAGCCCGGCCCCCAGGTCTCGGCCCGCGCGCGCGCCCTTGCCGCCGACCTGCGCGCGCGCTTCGGGATCCGCGCCCTCCCGAAGGCTCCGCCCGATCCCGCGCGCGGCGCCGCCCTCTACGCCGAGGCCTGTGCGTCCTGCCACGGCGCCGCGGGGCGCGGCGACGGCCCCGCCGCCGCCGGCCTCGACCCGCCCGCCTCGAACCTGACCGACCCGGAGCGCCTCGGCGCGCTCTCGCCCTTCGCGCTCTACAGCACGATCACCTACGGGATCGCCGGCACTGCGATGGCACCCTACGCCGCGAGCTTCGACGACGCCGCGCGCTGGGACCTCGCCTTCTTCGCGGCGTCGCTCCACGCGAGCGCCGCGGAGCGCGCGCGGGGCGCCGCGCTCGCGGCCGCGGAGCCGGCGCGCCTCGCCGCACGCGTACCGAGCCTCCAGGCGCTCGTCGAGACGGCGCCCGCCGAGCTCGCCGCGGGCGACCCGGAGGGCGGCGCGCTCGTCGCCTACCTGCTCTCGAATCCCGCCGCGCTCGAGGACCGCGCGCTCCCGATCGCGATCGCGCTCGCGCGCCTCGACGAGTCCTTTGCCGCGCACCAGGCCGGCGACCGCGCCCGCGCGATGGATCTCGCCGTCTCCGCCTACCTCGACGGCTTCGAGCACGTCGAGCCCGCCCTCGCCAGCGTCGACGACCGCCTGCGGACCGGCATCGAGACCCGCTTCCTCCGCTATCGCGAGGCCCTGCGCGCCGGCCGCCCGGAGGCCGAGGTGGACGCCCTGCACGCGGAGCTGGTCACGGATCTCGCGCGCGCCGAGCGCCTCCTCGCGGCGGGCGGCCTCGGCACCGGGGCGACCTTCGTGGCCTCGCTCACGATCCTGACCCGGGAGGGCCTCGAGGCGCTCCTGGTGGTGGTCGCGATCGTCGGGGTCCTCGTGCGCGCCGGCCGCCGCGACGCGCTGCCCTGGGTGCACGCGGGCTGGATCGCCGCGCTCGCCGCCGGCGCGGCGACCTGGTGGGCGGCCGACCGGCTCGTCGAGGTGAGCGGCGCGCGCCGCGAGGTGGTCGAGGGCGTCTCGGCGCTGCTCGCGGCCGCGATCCTGTTCTACGTCAGCTACTGGCTCCTCTCGAAGCTCGAGGCGACGCGCTGGCAGGCCTTCCTGGGCGGGCGGATCCGCGAGGCGGCGTCGGGCGGGCGCCTGCTCGCGCTGGCCGGGGTCTCGTTCCTCGCCGTCTACCGCGAGGCCTTCGAGACCGTGCTCTTCTACCAGGCGCTGGCGGCCCAGGCGGGCGCCGCGGGCGGGCGGCCGATCGCGCTCGGGATCGGCGCCGGGCTCCTGCTGCTGGCCGCGATCGCCCTCACCCTCTTCCGCTTCGGGCGCCGCATGCCGATGCGCCGCTTCTTCGCCGCGAGCTCCGTCCTGCTCTACGCGCTCGCGGTGGTCCTGGCGGGCCATGGCGTCGCCGCGCTCCAGGAAGCCGCGTGGCTGCCGGCCACGCTCGTGCCCGGCCCCACGATCGAGTGGCTCGGGCTCCATCCCACGCTCGAGGGCCTGGCCCTCCAGGGCGCGCTGCTGTTGGCGGCGCTCGCGGCGTTCGTCAAGCTCTCCGGCGACCTGCGGCGGCCCCCGCCTGCCGCCGCGCCCGGGGAGGGCCGATGA
- a CDS encoding ABC transporter permease: MRARLVEFVTNVLAVAWREATAMRHDKPFLGTVTVQPLVMLLLYGAALSNEPANVPWAVLDHSRGAESRRLVQEIGATGYFLPPRTVAGYDEGRALLARGDAIALVVIPRDFARQSLRGAPELQVLLDGADPLTSARVGGYITAVAHSFDPSGRALDARTGRGGAHAALAARERAGPFELRGRFWFNPTLADDAFFLAALAGMLLTNICLSASSLGLVGERESGTFEATLSLPTSPLEIVLGKLLPYLGISYVVLAMATLGAGLGFGVWPRGSLPGLLVLTLPFVLASLSVGVLVSALVRTTAQAVFLTVFVIMPSFVLSGVMFPYQLMPDGVRQVGSVMPLRWYQIGLRRLVLRGAELGDVWLPLLALTLLFAVLLALIRWRMSPRLA, from the coding sequence GTGAGGGCGCGGCTCGTGGAGTTCGTGACCAACGTCCTGGCGGTGGCCTGGCGCGAGGCCACCGCCATGCGCCACGACAAGCCCTTCCTCGGCACCGTCACCGTGCAGCCGCTCGTGATGCTGCTGCTCTACGGCGCGGCGCTCTCGAACGAGCCCGCCAACGTGCCCTGGGCGGTGCTCGACCACAGCCGCGGTGCGGAGTCGCGCCGGCTCGTGCAGGAGATCGGAGCGACCGGCTACTTCCTGCCGCCGCGCACGGTGGCCGGCTACGACGAGGGCCGGGCGCTGCTCGCCCGCGGCGACGCGATCGCGCTGGTCGTGATCCCGCGCGACTTCGCGCGCCAGTCCCTGCGCGGCGCGCCCGAGCTGCAGGTGCTGCTCGACGGCGCCGATCCGCTCACCTCCGCGCGCGTGGGCGGCTACATCACGGCCGTGGCGCACAGCTTCGATCCCTCGGGCCGCGCGCTCGACGCGCGCACCGGGCGGGGCGGTGCCCACGCGGCGCTGGCGGCGCGCGAGCGCGCGGGCCCCTTCGAGCTGCGGGGCCGCTTCTGGTTCAACCCGACGCTCGCCGACGACGCCTTCTTCCTGGCCGCGCTGGCGGGCATGCTGCTCACCAACATCTGCCTCTCGGCGTCGAGCCTGGGGCTCGTCGGCGAGCGCGAGAGCGGCACCTTCGAGGCCACCCTGTCGCTACCCACCTCGCCGCTCGAGATCGTGCTCGGCAAGCTCCTGCCCTACCTCGGCATCAGCTACGTCGTGCTGGCGATGGCGACGCTCGGGGCCGGGCTCGGCTTCGGCGTCTGGCCGCGTGGCAGCCTGCCCGGCCTGCTCGTGCTGACGCTGCCCTTCGTGCTGGCGTCGCTCTCGGTGGGCGTGCTGGTCTCGGCCCTGGTGCGCACCACCGCCCAGGCCGTCTTCCTCACCGTGTTCGTGATCATGCCCTCGTTCGTGCTCTCGGGCGTGATGTTCCCCTACCAGCTCATGCCCGACGGCGTCCGCCAGGTGGGATCGGTCATGCCGCTGCGCTGGTACCAGATCGGCCTGCGCCGGCTCGTCCTGCGCGGCGCCGAGCTCGGCGACGTCTGGCTCCCGCTGCTCGCGCTGACCCTGCTCTTCGCGGTCCTGCTCGCGTTGATCCGCTGGCGCATGAGCCCGCGGCTCGCCTGA